The following are from one region of the Sphingobium sp. TKS genome:
- a CDS encoding MarR family winged helix-turn-helix transcriptional regulator, with the protein MDISDEQLLTDLFRVITLMRRFFDRAMTEQGASLAQTKVLMCIKELPGTARAADIAEIMGIAPRTVTEALDGLERDGLIQRMPDREDRRVKRLTITPAGEAAVAVTEPLRRQLGAQALGALNASEREHFHAALQKLLKRMANG; encoded by the coding sequence ATGGATATCTCCGACGAGCAGCTACTGACGGACCTGTTTCGCGTCATCACGCTGATGCGCCGTTTCTTCGACCGGGCGATGACGGAGCAGGGCGCTTCGCTGGCGCAGACAAAGGTTCTGATGTGCATAAAGGAGCTGCCGGGAACGGCGCGGGCGGCGGATATTGCCGAAATAATGGGGATTGCGCCGCGAACGGTGACGGAGGCGCTGGACGGGCTGGAGCGCGATGGGCTGATTCAACGGATGCCGGATAGGGAAGATCGGCGGGTCAAGCGGCTGACCATCACCCCCGCAGGGGAGGCCGCGGTGGCCGTGACTGAACCCCTGCGCCGTCAGCTCGGGGCACAGGCATTGGGCGCCTTGAACGCGTCCGAGCGGGAGCATTTTCATGCTGCGCTGCAAAAATTGCTGAAGAGGATGGCGAACGGCTGA
- the ilvD gene encoding dihydroxy-acid dehydratase, whose product MPHYRSRTSTHGRNMAGARGLWRATGMKDEDFGKPIIAIANSFTQFVPGHVHLKDLGQLVAREIEAAGGVAKEFNTIAVDDGIAMGHDGMLYSLPSRDLIADSVEYMVNAHCADALLCISNCDKITPGMLMASMRLNIPTIFVSGGPMEAGKTVLRGKTVALDLVDAMVVAADENYTDEEVKTIEQAACPTCGSCSGMFTANSMNCLTEALGLSLPGNGSTLATHADREKLFLEAGRTIVDLAKRWYEQEDASALPRNIASFAAFENAMSLDIAMGGSTNTVLHLLAAAYEGGVDFTMADIDRLSRRVPCLCKVAPAKQDVHMEDVHRAGGIMSILGELERADLIDASLPTVHAPTLGDALNRWDIGRTNSEEVRNFFRAAPGGVRTTQAFSQNARWEELDTDRENGVIRSAEHPFSKDGGLAVLYGNIAPEGCIVKTAGVDESILTFHGTARVYESQDAAVAGILGNEVKAGDVVVIRYEGPKGGPGMQEMLYPTSYLKSKGLGKACALITDGRFSGGTSGLSIGHVSPEAAEGGLIALVATGDPIVIDIPNRVIKLDLDDAVIATRKAEMEARGVKAWKPLGRKRNVSPALRAYAALTTNAARGAVRDVSQIEKD is encoded by the coding sequence ATGCCCCATTATCGTTCACGCACCAGCACCCATGGCCGCAACATGGCGGGCGCGCGCGGCCTGTGGCGCGCCACCGGCATGAAGGACGAGGATTTCGGCAAGCCGATCATCGCCATCGCCAACAGCTTCACCCAATTCGTGCCGGGGCATGTGCATCTGAAAGATCTCGGCCAGCTCGTCGCTCGCGAGATCGAGGCGGCAGGCGGCGTCGCCAAGGAATTCAACACCATCGCGGTCGACGACGGCATCGCCATGGGCCATGACGGCATGCTCTATTCGCTGCCCAGCCGCGATCTGATCGCGGACAGCGTCGAATATATGGTCAATGCCCATTGCGCCGACGCGCTGCTGTGCATTTCCAACTGCGACAAGATCACGCCCGGCATGTTGATGGCCTCCATGCGGCTCAACATCCCGACCATCTTCGTGTCCGGCGGGCCGATGGAAGCGGGCAAGACCGTGCTGCGCGGCAAGACGGTCGCGCTCGATCTGGTCGACGCCATGGTCGTCGCGGCGGACGAAAATTACACCGACGAGGAAGTGAAGACGATCGAGCAGGCCGCCTGCCCGACCTGCGGCAGCTGCTCGGGCATGTTCACCGCCAACTCGATGAACTGCCTGACCGAAGCTTTGGGCCTGTCGCTGCCGGGCAATGGCTCGACGCTGGCCACCCATGCCGACCGCGAAAAGCTGTTCCTGGAGGCGGGCCGCACCATCGTCGACCTCGCTAAGCGCTGGTATGAACAGGAAGACGCCTCCGCCCTTCCCCGCAACATCGCCAGCTTTGCCGCGTTCGAAAACGCCATGAGCCTCGATATCGCCATGGGCGGTTCGACCAACACAGTGCTGCACCTGTTGGCCGCCGCCTATGAAGGCGGGGTGGACTTCACCATGGCGGACATCGACCGGCTGTCGCGCCGCGTCCCCTGCCTCTGCAAGGTCGCGCCCGCCAAGCAGGACGTCCATATGGAGGATGTCCACCGCGCCGGCGGTATCATGTCGATCCTGGGCGAGCTGGAGCGCGCCGACCTGATCGACGCCAGCCTGCCGACCGTTCATGCGCCAACGCTGGGCGACGCGCTCAACCGCTGGGACATTGGCCGCACCAATAGCGAAGAGGTCCGCAATTTCTTCCGCGCGGCCCCCGGCGGCGTCCGCACCACCCAGGCGTTCAGCCAGAATGCCCGTTGGGAGGAACTGGACACCGACCGCGAAAACGGCGTCATCCGCAGCGCGGAGCACCCCTTCTCCAAGGATGGCGGCCTCGCGGTTCTGTACGGCAATATCGCGCCCGAAGGCTGCATCGTGAAGACGGCTGGCGTGGACGAATCGATCCTGACCTTCCACGGCACGGCCCGCGTCTATGAAAGCCAGGACGCGGCGGTCGCGGGCATATTGGGCAATGAGGTCAAGGCGGGCGACGTCGTCGTCATCCGCTATGAAGGGCCGAAGGGCGGCCCCGGCATGCAGGAAATGCTCTACCCTACCAGTTATCTCAAGTCGAAGGGGCTGGGCAAAGCCTGCGCGCTGATCACCGACGGGCGCTTTTCGGGCGGCACGTCGGGCCTTTCCATCGGCCATGTCTCGCCCGAAGCGGCGGAAGGCGGACTGATCGCGCTGGTTGCGACAGGCGACCCGATCGTCATCGACATCCCCAACCGCGTCATCAAGCTGGACCTGGACGACGCGGTCATCGCGACGCGCAAGGCGGAGATGGAAGCACGCGGCGTCAAGGCCTGGAAGCCGCTCGGCCGCAAGCGCAACGTCTCCCCCGCGCTGCGCGCCTATGCGGCGCTCACGACCAATGCCGCGCGCGGTGCGGTGCGCGATGTGAGCCAGATCGAAAAGGATTGA
- a CDS encoding efflux transporter outer membrane subunit has product MRFPLIAFPLLSLAACTAGPDYRGPETSKPVSPGAQFARAPDDTRAQAPAAAAWWTALGDPVLDALETRALAANPGVAVAEARVRQARASLRSERANALPSANASALFVHATLPGVDLGNSDESDQSGGGSQSLNFYNLGFDASWEVDLWGGKRRGVEAARAQFDAAQANVADAQVSLTAEIAQAYVNLRDRQQRIVLEQEALTRQREMLRLTEQRHAQGTASALELEQQRNQVEQGEAALLPLSAERDAYLNALATLAGEAPGALDAMLTAPAAVPLPPAEVAVGDPAALLKRRPDVRAAERQFAAATAKIGVAEAARFPSLSFMGLIGIGGTNPGDLVDLDQLAAIAMPRLSWSFLDFGRNAARVEQAKGAQDEAAAQYRQAVLTALRDSEDALSRFGARRLSVASAARSKASADRTAALMRQRFEAGAATRIQLLDAERQSLSAAQTLSQGTAAMTADYIALQKALGLGWR; this is encoded by the coding sequence ATGCGTTTCCCCTTGATTGCCTTCCCCCTGCTTAGCCTGGCCGCCTGCACCGCCGGGCCGGATTATCGCGGACCGGAAACGTCCAAGCCGGTCAGCCCCGGCGCGCAATTCGCGCGGGCACCCGACGACACCCGCGCCCAAGCGCCAGCCGCAGCCGCATGGTGGACGGCCTTGGGCGATCCGGTGCTGGATGCGCTGGAGACCCGCGCGCTCGCGGCCAATCCGGGCGTGGCGGTGGCCGAAGCACGGGTCCGGCAGGCTCGCGCCTCGCTGCGTTCGGAACGCGCCAATGCCCTTCCCAGCGCCAATGCCTCCGCCCTTTTTGTCCACGCGACTCTGCCCGGTGTCGACCTTGGCAATTCCGATGAGAGCGACCAGTCCGGCGGCGGCAGCCAGTCGCTCAACTTCTACAATCTGGGCTTCGACGCCAGTTGGGAGGTCGACCTGTGGGGCGGCAAACGGCGGGGGGTCGAGGCGGCACGCGCCCAGTTTGACGCGGCGCAAGCCAATGTCGCGGACGCGCAGGTCAGCCTGACGGCCGAAATCGCGCAGGCCTATGTCAATCTGCGCGACCGCCAGCAGCGCATCGTCTTGGAGCAGGAGGCGCTCACCCGCCAGCGCGAGATGCTGCGCCTGACCGAACAGCGCCACGCCCAGGGCACCGCCTCCGCACTGGAGCTGGAGCAGCAGCGCAACCAAGTGGAGCAGGGCGAAGCCGCCCTGCTGCCGCTTAGCGCCGAGCGCGACGCCTATCTGAACGCGCTGGCGACGCTCGCCGGGGAAGCGCCCGGCGCGCTCGACGCGATGCTGACGGCGCCCGCTGCCGTGCCGCTGCCGCCGGCGGAGGTCGCGGTGGGTGATCCCGCCGCGCTGCTCAAACGCCGCCCCGATGTCCGCGCGGCGGAGCGCCAGTTCGCCGCCGCCACCGCCAAAATCGGCGTGGCGGAGGCGGCGCGCTTCCCCAGCCTCAGCTTCATGGGCCTGATCGGTATCGGCGGCACCAACCCCGGCGATCTGGTCGATCTCGACCAACTGGCAGCCATCGCCATGCCCCGCCTGAGCTGGAGCTTCCTCGATTTCGGCCGTAACGCCGCCCGCGTCGAGCAGGCGAAGGGCGCGCAGGACGAAGCTGCAGCCCAATATCGCCAGGCCGTCCTCACCGCCCTGCGCGACAGCGAGGACGCCCTGTCCCGCTTCGGCGCCCGGCGGCTGAGCGTCGCCAGCGCGGCCCGGTCCAAGGCTTCGGCCGACCGCACCGCCGCGCTGATGCGCCAGCGCTTCGAGGCGGGCGCCGCCACCCGCATCCAGCTTCTCGACGCGGAACGGCAGAGCCTGTCGGCGGCACAGACGCTCTCGCAGGGGACGGCGGCCATGACGGCGGACTATATCGCCTTGCAAAAGGCGCTTGGCCTGGGCTGGCGATAA
- a CDS encoding HlyD family secretion protein translates to MASSSAYADDSGQRRSSPLKNPRVRLILLLGALALIVGGVLWFIRFESFGKFQESTNDAYIQTDSITVAPKVSGYVDRVFVDENQDVKAGQPLVQIDPRDYRAQAAQSVAQIDVAKANVAGVTAQIAEQRAAIDQADAELSAAKANAAFAASEVERYRPLAASGAETRERLSELQNLAVQARARAAAAQATLASAQKRVATLEAQVRQAQAQGEAARAQLSAANTDVEATILRAAVDGRIGDRSVRQGQFVQAAARLMTLVPKASLYVEANFKETQLGLMRVGQPVRIEVDALPGVDLPGRVASIAPGTGAQFSVLPPQNATGNFTKIVQRIPVRIAVSAGPETRKLLVPGMSVEVSVDTRSAKDAAAQIRREQERHNARIGQ, encoded by the coding sequence ATGGCCTCTTCCTCCGCATATGCCGACGACTCGGGCCAGCGCCGTTCCTCCCCGCTCAAAAACCCGCGCGTCCGCCTGATCCTGTTGCTGGGGGCGTTGGCGCTGATCGTTGGCGGCGTGCTGTGGTTCATCCGCTTCGAAAGCTTCGGCAAATTTCAGGAATCGACCAACGACGCCTATATCCAGACCGATTCGATCACCGTCGCGCCGAAGGTTTCGGGCTATGTCGACCGCGTCTTCGTCGATGAGAATCAGGATGTGAAGGCCGGGCAGCCGCTGGTGCAGATCGACCCGCGCGATTATCGGGCGCAGGCGGCCCAGTCCGTGGCGCAGATCGACGTGGCCAAGGCCAATGTCGCCGGGGTGACAGCCCAGATCGCTGAGCAGCGCGCCGCCATCGACCAGGCGGACGCAGAGTTGAGCGCCGCCAAGGCCAACGCCGCCTTCGCCGCGAGCGAAGTGGAGCGCTATCGCCCGCTGGCGGCCAGCGGCGCCGAAACCCGCGAGCGCTTGTCGGAGCTTCAAAATCTAGCGGTGCAGGCGAGAGCCAGGGCTGCCGCCGCCCAGGCGACGCTGGCCAGCGCGCAGAAGCGGGTCGCCACATTGGAAGCGCAGGTCAGGCAAGCGCAGGCGCAGGGAGAGGCCGCGCGCGCCCAACTATCCGCCGCCAATACCGACGTGGAGGCCACCATATTACGCGCCGCCGTCGATGGGCGGATCGGTGACAGGAGCGTGCGGCAGGGTCAGTTCGTGCAGGCGGCGGCCCGCCTGATGACGCTGGTTCCCAAGGCCAGCCTCTATGTCGAGGCGAATTTCAAGGAAACGCAGTTAGGCCTGATGCGCGTCGGCCAGCCCGTGAGGATCGAGGTGGACGCGCTGCCCGGCGTCGATCTGCCCGGCCGGGTGGCGAGCATCGCGCCCGGCACCGGCGCGCAATTCTCCGTCCTGCCGCCCCAAAACGCCACGGGGAATTTCACCAAGATCGTCCAACGCATCCCCGTTCGCATCGCCGTCAGCGCCGGCCCTGAAACCCGCAAGCTGCTGGTCCCCGGCATGTCGGTCGAAGTGTCCGTCGACACCCGTTCGGCCAAGGACGCCGCGGCGCAAATCCGCCGGGAGCAGGAGCGGCATAACGCGCGGATCGGCCAATGA
- a CDS encoding class I SAM-dependent methyltransferase: MIVPKLPPTAADVAVHYDELDLAYRRIWGEHVHHGYWRTGRESPAEAADALVAEVEARLALEPGQTLCDIGCGYGATAARIAARHDVGIIGLTLSAAQEKIANARPSPRFTCLRRDWLHNDLPDASFDRAYAIESSEHMVDKARFFAQAARVLRPGGRLVVCAWLEGEGARAWEIRHLLEPICREGRLPGMGSRADYVNMAADAGFSLRDSEDASARVRRTWTICLRRFAGAMISDPALRRLALSPRTRNRSFILSLPRLILALRTGAMRYGIFLWEKAGPL; this comes from the coding sequence ATGATCGTGCCGAAGCTTCCCCCGACCGCGGCGGACGTTGCGGTTCATTATGACGAACTGGACCTTGCCTATCGGCGGATATGGGGCGAGCATGTGCATCATGGCTATTGGCGGACCGGCCGGGAAAGCCCGGCGGAGGCGGCCGATGCCCTTGTCGCGGAAGTCGAAGCGCGGCTGGCGCTGGAACCGGGACAGACGCTGTGCGACATAGGCTGCGGCTATGGCGCGACCGCTGCACGGATTGCGGCGCGGCATGATGTCGGCATCATTGGCCTTACCCTTTCCGCCGCGCAGGAAAAAATCGCCAATGCCCGCCCCTCGCCGCGCTTCACCTGCCTGCGCCGGGACTGGCTCCACAACGACCTGCCCGACGCCAGCTTCGATCGCGCCTATGCCATTGAAAGCTCGGAACATATGGTCGACAAGGCGCGCTTCTTCGCGCAAGCGGCGCGCGTGCTGCGCCCCGGCGGGCGGCTGGTGGTCTGCGCCTGGCTGGAGGGAGAGGGCGCGCGCGCCTGGGAAATCCGCCATCTGCTCGAACCCATTTGCCGCGAGGGACGGCTGCCCGGCATGGGCAGCCGGGCGGATTATGTGAACATGGCCGCCGATGCCGGCTTTTCCCTGCGCGACTCTGAGGATGCCAGCGCCCGCGTCCGCCGCACCTGGACGATCTGCCTGCGACGCTTCGCCGGAGCCATGATCAGCGATCCCGCCCTCCGCCGGCTGGCGCTCAGCCCCAGGACGCGGAACCGCAGCTTCATCCTCAGCTTGCCGCGCCTGATCCTTGCGCTTCGCACCGGGGCGATGCGCTATGGGATTTTCCTGTGGGAGAAGGCCGGTCCGCTATAG
- a CDS encoding DUF2147 domain-containing protein produces the protein MGYFSALLLLAAGAPSAGVEGYWLTDDRKGVVRIAPCAGQMCGRIVRVLNKGPDVPTTDINNPDPKLRGQPILGLLTLWGFNRAGAAWKGGRAYDPKSGRSYRATLGLNPDGSLKVTGCVLFICQSQRWTRVQ, from the coding sequence ATGGGATATTTTTCCGCGCTCCTGTTGCTGGCGGCCGGTGCGCCATCGGCGGGTGTAGAGGGCTATTGGCTGACCGACGACCGGAAGGGTGTGGTGCGGATCGCGCCCTGCGCAGGGCAGATGTGCGGGCGGATCGTGCGGGTACTCAATAAGGGGCCTGACGTGCCGACGACCGACATCAACAATCCCGATCCGAAATTGCGTGGGCAGCCGATCCTGGGTTTGCTGACCTTATGGGGTTTCAATCGGGCTGGCGCGGCATGGAAGGGCGGGCGGGCCTATGATCCCAAATCGGGGCGAAGTTATCGGGCGACATTGGGATTGAACCCGGACGGGTCGCTCAAGGTGACGGGGTGCGTGTTGTTCATCTGCCAGTCGCAGCGTTGGACGCGGGTGCAATAG
- a CDS encoding HD-GYP domain-containing protein — protein MLKRIRTQDVELGMFLHKMEGSWFSHPFWKSKMLLEDADQLETLKASKVEWVQIDTSRGVDLKPKEEPAPSRAPDPRDRPFGRAGATIARRAAPAPVSRPFDPLSKDRLPAKAEMVHANRLARKSVRAMQKIFDDSRLGNAIKLKKLEPMIEEISSSIQRNPHAFMAVTRLKNTNEYLYLHALSVCALMISLAQQLRLSPEEVQQAGLAGLLMDVGMGHVPQETWDKDSPLTPEEWEVVKSHTTLAHEFLALGGEMPEAVLDVCLHHHERLDGSGYPHGLKGEEIGLFARMAAICDTYDAMTSNRIHRHGEDPSRALLMLDEAQTLYDPEIFQAFQRAVGIYPIGSLVRLRSHRLAIVVEQNRDDLTLPVVRPFYSLADRAFEKGEDIDLSNCFGADQIMTRETPEGWDMTEWPTLSARLLAAAG, from the coding sequence ATGTTGAAAAGAATCCGTACCCAGGACGTCGAGTTGGGCATGTTCCTGCACAAGATGGAAGGGTCGTGGTTTTCCCATCCCTTCTGGAAAAGCAAGATGTTGCTGGAGGATGCCGATCAGTTGGAAACGCTGAAGGCCAGCAAGGTCGAATGGGTCCAGATCGACACGTCCCGCGGCGTCGATCTGAAGCCGAAGGAAGAGCCTGCTCCTTCCCGCGCTCCGGACCCGCGTGATCGTCCGTTCGGCCGGGCCGGAGCCACGATCGCCCGGCGCGCGGCGCCCGCCCCCGTCAGCCGTCCGTTCGACCCGCTGTCGAAAGACAGGCTGCCAGCCAAGGCCGAGATGGTCCATGCGAACCGCCTGGCCCGCAAATCCGTGCGCGCGATGCAGAAGATCTTCGACGATTCCCGCCTGGGCAACGCGATCAAGCTCAAGAAGCTAGAACCGATGATCGAGGAGATTTCCAGCTCCATCCAGCGCAATCCCCATGCTTTCATGGCGGTGACGCGGCTCAAGAATACGAATGAATATCTCTATCTCCACGCCCTGTCGGTTTGCGCGCTGATGATCAGCCTGGCCCAGCAGCTCCGCCTCTCCCCGGAGGAGGTGCAGCAGGCCGGGCTCGCCGGGTTGCTGATGGACGTCGGCATGGGCCATGTGCCGCAGGAAACCTGGGACAAGGACAGCCCGCTCACCCCCGAAGAATGGGAGGTGGTGAAAAGCCACACCACGCTGGCGCATGAATTTCTGGCGCTGGGCGGCGAAATGCCCGAGGCGGTGCTGGACGTCTGCCTGCATCATCATGAGCGGCTGGACGGCAGCGGCTATCCCCATGGGCTGAAGGGCGAGGAGATCGGGCTGTTCGCGCGCATGGCGGCGATCTGCGACACTTATGACGCAATGACTTCCAACCGCATCCACCGCCATGGCGAAGACCCGTCCCGCGCCCTGCTGATGCTGGACGAGGCGCAGACGCTCTACGACCCGGAGATTTTCCAGGCGTTCCAGCGGGCCGTGGGCATCTATCCGATCGGATCGCTGGTGCGACTGCGCTCGCATCGGCTGGCGATCGTGGTCGAGCAGAACAGGGACGATCTGACCCTGCCCGTGGTCCGCCCCTTTTATTCGCTGGCCGACCGCGCCTTCGAAAAGGGCGAGGATATCGACCTTTCCAACTGCTTCGGCGCGGACCAGATCATGACCCGCGAAACCCCCGAAGGCTGGGACATGACGGAGTGGCCCACGCTCAGCGCGAGGTTGCTGGCGGCAGCGGGTTGA
- a CDS encoding DHA2 family efflux MFS transporter permease subunit, with product MTATASSAPASMPERADTAAWLAVAAGSLGAMMATLDISIVNSALPTIQGEIGASGTEGTWIATSYLVAEIIIIPLAAWLERLLGLRTLLLAAAFLFTGFSMLCGVADNLTTMIIGRVGQGFTGGALIPTAMTIIATRLPRSQQPIGNALFGVTAILGPVLGPLVGGWLTENISWHYAFFLNLPVGIILITLLLVTMPHQKPLLSEFWQADWLGIAGMALGLGGLTIVLEEGQREQWFQSREIVLMSIVSGIGFILLFAGQYFAKRPVIRLKLLLDRQFGAVAMMGLVIGMMLYGTAFVIPQFLAAIAGYDALQSGRIVLLSGIPSLMLMPLTPLLIRHLDIRIAVGAGLLVMATSCWIDTVLTNQAVGHDFIESQLLRGVGSVFGFLFLNQAAIASVPREDAGDAAGLFNAVRNLGGSLALAGIATIQDQRTWFHSRRMEESLSANSGQVQDYIGGLSHSLGGHEAALRSLAGTIQKEALVMTYNDIFTMLAVGIIAVLPLVLFLRPLPHGQAVAMH from the coding sequence ATGACCGCTACCGCCTCTTCGGCCCCGGCATCCATGCCGGAACGCGCCGACACCGCCGCCTGGCTGGCGGTCGCGGCGGGCAGCCTGGGCGCGATGATGGCGACGCTTGATATTTCCATCGTCAATTCGGCCCTGCCCACGATCCAGGGCGAAATCGGTGCCAGCGGCACGGAGGGAACCTGGATCGCGACATCCTATCTGGTCGCGGAAATCATCATCATCCCGCTGGCGGCGTGGCTGGAACGGCTGCTGGGGCTGCGTACCCTGCTGCTGGCCGCGGCTTTTCTGTTCACCGGCTTTTCGATGCTGTGCGGCGTGGCCGACAATCTGACCACCATGATCATCGGCCGCGTCGGCCAGGGCTTTACCGGCGGCGCGCTGATCCCGACGGCGATGACGATCATCGCCACGCGCCTGCCCCGTTCGCAGCAGCCGATCGGCAATGCGCTGTTCGGCGTCACCGCGATCCTTGGTCCGGTCCTGGGCCCGCTGGTCGGCGGGTGGCTGACGGAGAATATAAGCTGGCACTATGCCTTCTTCCTGAACCTTCCGGTGGGCATCATCCTGATCACCCTGCTGCTGGTGACGATGCCGCATCAAAAGCCGCTGCTGAGCGAATTCTGGCAGGCCGACTGGCTGGGCATTGCAGGCATGGCGCTGGGGCTGGGCGGCCTCACCATCGTGCTGGAGGAAGGGCAGCGCGAACAATGGTTCCAGAGCCGGGAAATCGTCCTGATGTCGATCGTCTCGGGCATCGGCTTCATCCTGTTGTTCGCCGGCCAATATTTCGCGAAAAGGCCGGTCATCCGGCTGAAGCTTCTGCTCGACCGCCAGTTCGGCGCGGTCGCGATGATGGGGCTGGTGATCGGCATGATGCTCTATGGCACCGCCTTCGTCATTCCGCAGTTCCTGGCCGCGATCGCCGGTTATGACGCGCTGCAATCGGGCCGGATCGTCCTGCTGTCGGGCATTCCCAGCCTGATGCTGATGCCGCTGACGCCGCTGCTGATCCGGCATCTGGACATCCGCATCGCGGTCGGCGCCGGGCTGCTCGTCATGGCGACGAGCTGCTGGATCGACACGGTGCTGACCAACCAGGCGGTCGGCCATGATTTCATCGAATCGCAATTGCTGCGCGGGGTCGGCAGCGTGTTCGGCTTCCTCTTCCTCAATCAGGCCGCCATCGCTTCCGTCCCGCGTGAGGATGCGGGCGACGCCGCCGGACTGTTCAACGCGGTCCGCAATCTGGGCGGATCGCTGGCGCTGGCGGGCATCGCCACCATTCAGGACCAGCGAACCTGGTTCCATAGCCGGCGCATGGAAGAAAGCCTGAGCGCCAATAGCGGCCAGGTGCAGGACTATATCGGCGGGCTCAGTCATTCGCTGGGCGGTCATGAAGCCGCCCTTCGGTCGTTGGCGGGCACGATCCAGAAAGAGGCGCTGGTGATGACCTATAACGATATTTTCACGATGCTGGCGGTCGGCATCATTGCCGTGCTGCCGCTGGTCCTGTTCCTGCGTCCCTTGCCCCATGGGCAAGCCGTCGCGATGCATTGA
- a CDS encoding LysR family transcriptional regulator, whose protein sequence is MDLRQLNHFLAVAEELHFGRAAERLGMTQPPLSQSIMALERELGAPLFTRTKRHVALTSFGEQWLAHVRPAVGAIADLAPMARRLREGTAGRLALSFVSSADYSILPSLVRRYSIAFPDVEMTLAEATSDVQIEALVEGRIDAGILIPPASGLPSVIDYRPLLREPLVAAVPEAWVAEGVLDMEQGKLAGESWLDQPLLLFPRHVSPTFHDLVLDHYRAKGRTPHIRQRAIQMQTIISLVSAEMGMALVPASLQNLARTGVRYLPLADAVPVLETGLAWRRADEEPTLRALLRIALKA, encoded by the coding sequence ATGGACCTGCGGCAACTCAATCACTTCCTTGCCGTCGCGGAGGAATTGCATTTCGGTCGGGCTGCGGAACGGCTGGGCATGACGCAGCCGCCGCTCAGCCAGTCGATCATGGCGCTGGAACGCGAACTGGGGGCGCCGCTCTTTACGCGGACCAAGCGCCATGTCGCGCTCACCTCTTTTGGCGAGCAATGGCTGGCGCATGTCCGCCCGGCGGTGGGTGCGATCGCGGACCTCGCCCCCATGGCGCGGCGCCTGCGGGAAGGGACGGCGGGACGGCTGGCGCTGTCCTTCGTCAGTTCCGCCGATTACAGCATCCTGCCGTCGCTGGTCCGGCGCTATTCCATCGCCTTTCCCGATGTCGAGATGACATTGGCCGAGGCCACCAGCGATGTTCAGATCGAGGCGCTGGTCGAAGGGCGGATCGATGCCGGTATCCTGATCCCTCCGGCTTCGGGCCTGCCGTCGGTGATCGATTACCGGCCGCTGCTCCGGGAGCCTTTGGTCGCGGCCGTGCCGGAAGCCTGGGTCGCGGAGGGAGTCCTCGACATGGAACAGGGCAAGCTGGCGGGCGAAAGCTGGCTGGACCAGCCGCTGCTGCTCTTTCCGCGCCATGTATCTCCGACTTTTCACGACCTGGTTCTCGACCATTATCGGGCCAAGGGGCGGACACCGCATATCCGCCAGCGGGCGATCCAGATGCAGACCATCATCAGCCTGGTTTCGGCGGAAATGGGCATGGCGCTGGTGCCGGCCTCGCTCCAGAATCTGGCGCGGACCGGCGTGCGTTACCTGCCGCTGGCCGACGCCGTGCCGGTTCTGGAAACCGGGCTGGCCTGGCGTCGCGCGGATGAGGAGCCGACGCTGCGCGCGCTTTTACGGATCGCCTTGAAAGCGTGA
- a CDS encoding methyltransferase domain-containing protein yields the protein MADLSIRSRQEEQMDAPGLDPAIYERVLHDLARVNRWTFTAWPAIAFLNRAIGSARHFRLLDVGFGDGDILRAIARWARKRGIEAELIGVDLNEKSLAAARHATPPDLRIDYRAGDYLDQPERFDFIISSQVTHHMTDAQLMTFLRHMEANARMGWLICDLHRHGFAYWGFPLLARLLRVHRIVREDGQLSIARAFRPGDWEALLPQAGINPDDVRIVRRFSFRLCVERICG from the coding sequence ATGGCCGACCTTTCAATCCGATCGCGGCAGGAAGAACAGATGGACGCGCCGGGGCTGGACCCGGCCATCTATGAGCGCGTGCTGCACGACCTCGCCCGGGTCAATCGCTGGACCTTCACCGCCTGGCCCGCCATCGCCTTCCTCAACCGCGCCATCGGCTCGGCCCGGCATTTCCGGCTGCTCGACGTGGGCTTCGGAGACGGCGACATTTTGCGCGCCATCGCCCGCTGGGCCAGGAAACGGGGGATCGAGGCCGAACTGATCGGCGTCGACCTCAACGAGAAAAGCCTTGCAGCGGCCCGCCATGCCACCCCGCCGGACCTCCGCATCGACTATCGCGCCGGGGATTATCTCGACCAGCCGGAACGGTTCGACTTCATCATTTCCAGTCAGGTGACGCATCATATGACCGACGCGCAACTGATGACCTTCCTGCGCCATATGGAGGCGAATGCGCGCATGGGCTGGCTGATCTGCGACCTGCATCGTCATGGCTTTGCCTATTGGGGCTTTCCCCTGCTGGCCCGTCTGCTGCGCGTCCACCGCATCGTGCGGGAGGATGGCCAGCTCTCCATCGCTCGCGCCTTCCGGCCCGGCGACTGGGAGGCGCTGTTGCCGCAGGCGGGCATCAACCCGGATGACGTGCGGATCGTGCGCCGCTTTTCCTTCCGCCTGTGTGTCGAGCGGATATGCGGGTAA